A window of the Sporosarcina sp. FSL K6-2383 genome harbors these coding sequences:
- a CDS encoding AMP-binding protein codes for MNSSQLVARNARKYPQTEAVIGMGKRYSYQQLDGLVNQFAHGLRNHEIGEGDRVVLYMPNVPEFAIAYFAIQRLGAIVVPINARMTLSEVEYVLGDSGAKAFVAHDLLFAAIKEMNSNLLLIKTGEGQTGWISFESVFEENSTPIDCNLPESAESTILYTSGTTGKPKGVLFSYKNILTVAQMICVEMEIKPESRLLIMMPLSHSAPLHLLFMAGLIVGATSVLTPTFTPDLLIDTVEQEKTTHFFGAPVAYLLTAKHPKMATADLSSMQWWIYGGAPLSKPEVEYVQQAFKTDNLVCVYGLTEAGPNGTLLTGSEHATKAGSIGKRAALHAEIMVANAVGETVQLGEVGEILLCGEGNMIGYYKNEEATAETFTGNWLKTGDLARVDEDGYIWIVDRKKDLIISGGVNIYPKEVEDALVTHPLINEVAVIGVPHPEWGETVKAYFAASEELDLEDVKQFAEEKLAHYKVPRLYEQVDALPRNASGKILKQPLRKRDNYGATTTD; via the coding sequence ATGAACAGTTCACAATTGGTGGCGCGTAATGCAAGGAAGTATCCGCAAACAGAAGCGGTTATTGGAATGGGGAAGCGATATTCGTATCAGCAGCTAGACGGATTAGTGAATCAGTTCGCACACGGGCTGAGGAACCATGAAATAGGTGAAGGGGACAGGGTTGTTCTATATATGCCGAATGTCCCGGAATTCGCGATTGCTTATTTTGCAATTCAGCGTTTAGGAGCCATTGTTGTGCCCATTAATGCACGGATGACTCTTTCTGAAGTGGAGTATGTATTGGGGGATTCTGGTGCCAAGGCTTTTGTTGCTCATGACTTATTGTTTGCGGCTATTAAAGAGATGAACAGCAATCTGCTACTAATCAAAACAGGGGAAGGACAAACTGGCTGGATTAGTTTTGAATCTGTATTCGAAGAAAACAGTACGCCAATTGACTGTAATTTACCGGAATCTGCGGAATCGACTATTTTGTATACGTCTGGAACAACGGGGAAACCGAAAGGTGTGTTATTTAGTTATAAAAATATCCTGACGGTTGCGCAAATGATTTGTGTCGAAATGGAAATAAAGCCGGAAAGCCGTTTACTTATCATGATGCCACTTAGTCATTCTGCTCCACTCCATCTGTTATTTATGGCAGGTCTTATTGTAGGCGCGACGAGCGTGTTGACGCCGACATTTACGCCAGATTTGTTGATTGATACGGTGGAGCAGGAAAAAACGACGCATTTCTTTGGTGCACCTGTCGCTTACTTATTGACAGCGAAGCATCCAAAAATGGCAACGGCCGATTTGTCTTCGATGCAATGGTGGATTTACGGGGGAGCTCCATTATCGAAGCCAGAGGTGGAATATGTGCAACAAGCCTTTAAAACAGATAATCTTGTTTGCGTTTATGGACTGACAGAGGCGGGGCCAAACGGAACTTTATTAACCGGAAGTGAACATGCGACGAAGGCGGGAAGTATTGGGAAACGGGCAGCTTTGCATGCGGAAATCATGGTGGCGAATGCGGTTGGTGAAACTGTCCAGCTTGGTGAAGTCGGGGAAATTCTATTGTGCGGGGAGGGCAATATGATTGGGTACTATAAAAATGAAGAGGCGACGGCAGAGACGTTCACCGGAAACTGGTTGAAAACGGGCGATTTAGCGAGGGTCGATGAGGACGGCTACATCTGGATTGTTGATCGCAAGAAGGATTTAATTATTTCTGGTGGGGTTAATATTTATCCAAAGGAAGTGGAGGACGCTCTGGTCACACATCCATTAATCAATGAAGTAGCGGTTATTGGTGTGCCACATCCAGAGTGGGGCGAGACAGTGAAGGCCTATTTTGCGGCAAGTGAGGAGCTTGACCTGGAGGATGTGAAACAATTTGCTGAGGAGAAACTAGCACATTATAAAGTCCCGCGCCTGTATGAGCAAGTCGATGCTTTGCCACGGAATGCTTCTGGAAAAATACTCAAGCAACCGCTGAGAAAGAGGGATAATTATGGTGCTACAACAACAGATTGA
- a CDS encoding fructose-specific PTS transporter subunit EIIC, whose protein sequence is MKITDLLTKETIVLSMRGTDKKGAIEELVTQLDRAGKLADPARFTAAILAREAQSTTGIGEGIAIPHAKTTAVKAPAIAFGKSQTGIEYESLDNKPAHLFFMIAAPDGANDTHLAALARLSGMLMNDKVRKLLLAANSEDEVLEIINEHDQEEETVKAVPTGGHTIVAVTACPTGIAHTYMAADALKAKAEEMGVSIKVETNGSGGAKNVLTKEDIKNATAVIIAADTKVDTNRFIGKHVIQAPVAAGIRRPQELIEKAVNQDAPLFKGDGNESASEEGAAKKSYFYKHLMNGVSNMLPFVVGGGILIAISFMFGILSANPDDPSYNEFAAALMTIGGGNAFGLMIPVLAGFIAMSIGDRPGFAPGMVGGLMAATGGAGFLGGLIAGFLAGYIVLLLKKLFAGLPSSLEGIKPVLLYPLFGIFLTGVIMLFVVMDPVTALNAGLSNWLNGLGTGNLVLMGVILGGMMAVDMGGPINKAAFTFGIAMIDAGNFAPHAAIMAGGMVPPLGIALATTFFKKKFTRAEKDAGKTNYIMGATFITEGAIPFAAADPMRVLPAAIIGSAVAGGLTAMFKIGLPAPHGGIFVIPIIEGNPFLYLLAIVVGSLVTALIVGLWKKPVQV, encoded by the coding sequence ATGAAAATCACTGATTTATTAACAAAAGAAACGATTGTTTTGTCCATGAGGGGTACCGATAAAAAGGGCGCCATTGAGGAACTGGTCACCCAACTAGATCGAGCAGGGAAGCTTGCTGATCCTGCTCGATTTACAGCAGCCATTTTAGCAAGGGAAGCACAAAGTACGACAGGTATTGGTGAGGGCATTGCGATTCCACATGCTAAAACAACAGCTGTGAAAGCACCGGCAATTGCGTTTGGGAAATCACAAACAGGTATTGAATATGAGTCATTAGATAATAAACCAGCTCATTTGTTTTTCATGATTGCAGCACCGGATGGCGCGAATGATACGCATTTAGCAGCGCTAGCACGCCTTTCAGGTATGTTGATGAATGACAAGGTTCGAAAATTACTATTGGCAGCTAATTCAGAGGATGAAGTTCTAGAGATTATTAACGAGCATGATCAAGAAGAGGAAACAGTGAAAGCGGTTCCGACAGGTGGCCATACCATTGTAGCTGTGACAGCTTGTCCAACTGGAATTGCCCACACGTATATGGCGGCGGATGCTTTGAAGGCAAAAGCGGAAGAAATGGGCGTTTCGATTAAAGTAGAAACAAATGGTTCTGGTGGAGCTAAAAATGTATTAACGAAGGAAGATATTAAAAATGCAACGGCTGTTATTATTGCAGCGGATACAAAGGTGGATACCAATCGTTTTATTGGTAAACATGTGATTCAGGCACCGGTTGCAGCGGGGATTCGTCGCCCTCAGGAACTAATTGAAAAAGCGGTCAATCAGGACGCGCCGCTATTTAAAGGTGATGGTAACGAGAGTGCTAGTGAAGAGGGAGCAGCGAAGAAATCATACTTTTATAAGCATTTAATGAACGGTGTTTCCAATATGCTACCATTCGTCGTAGGTGGTGGGATTTTAATCGCAATTTCGTTTATGTTTGGTATTCTTTCAGCTAATCCAGATGATCCATCCTACAATGAATTCGCAGCGGCACTCATGACGATTGGTGGCGGCAATGCGTTTGGATTAATGATTCCTGTTCTTGCTGGTTTTATCGCGATGAGTATTGGTGATCGTCCAGGATTTGCGCCGGGTATGGTTGGTGGCTTAATGGCAGCGACGGGCGGAGCTGGTTTTCTTGGTGGATTGATTGCCGGATTTTTAGCCGGCTATATCGTTCTATTACTGAAAAAGCTCTTTGCAGGACTACCATCTTCATTGGAAGGGATCAAGCCTGTATTGCTCTACCCGTTATTCGGTATATTCTTAACGGGTGTAATCATGTTATTTGTAGTGATGGACCCGGTTACAGCACTTAACGCAGGACTTTCAAATTGGTTGAATGGTTTAGGAACAGGGAACCTAGTGTTGATGGGCGTTATTCTTGGTGGAATGATGGCTGTTGATATGGGTGGACCAATTAATAAAGCAGCCTTTACATTTGGTATTGCAATGATTGATGCGGGAAATTTTGCACCACACGCAGCCATTATGGCGGGCGGCATGGTGCCGCCACTTGGGATAGCACTTGCTACAACATTCTTTAAGAAAAAATTTACGAGGGCAGAGAAAGATGCCGGAAAAACGAACTATATTATGGGTGCAACCTTTATTACTGAAGGCGCCATCCCATTTGCAGCCGCAGACCCAATGCGCGTGTTACCAGCAGCGATTATCGGCTCCGCTGTTGCAGGTGGATTAACGGCGATGTTTAAAATTGGTTTGCCAGCTCCACATGGTGGTATATTCGTTATTCCTATCATTGAAGGGAATCCATTCTTATACCTCCTTGCCATCGTAGTAGGGAGTTTGGTTACAGCGTTGATTGTAGGTCTATGGAAGAAACCTGTTCAGGTGTAA
- the aceB gene encoding malate synthase A, protein MSTQQVTSHSIKVLGELTAGSEEILTPQALAFLQTLHDNFDGRRKELLAKRQERQRDIDRGGKLDFLPETQTIRQGDWTIAPLPEDLEDRRVEITGPVDRKMVINALNSGAKTFMACFEDATSPTWANMLEGQLNMRDAVRRTIEFEQQPNGKTYKLTDEIAVLMIRPRGLHLSEKNIFVNGEPIAGGFFDFGLYMFHNAKELIARGSGPYFYLPKLESHLEARLWNDVFVFAQRQLGIPNGTIRATVLIETIMAAFEMDEILYELRDHSAGLNCGRWDYIFSFIKRLRNRSDVILPDRGQVTMTSPFMRAYTLLCVQTCHKRNAPAIGGMAAQIPIKNDTQANEEAFAKVSEDKRREATDGHDGTWVAHPGLVAVALEQFNEHMPTPNQIDRKRQDVQVTAEDLVEVPFGTITEQGLRVNCSVGVQYIASWLRGNGAVPINNLMEDAATAEISRSQVWQWIRHAQGKLEDGRDISEQLVSDILKEELELIRQTVGEGNFHIGKYEEAAELFSTLTLQNNFIEFLTLPGYDKIK, encoded by the coding sequence CTGTCTACTCAACAAGTGACATCGCATTCGATAAAAGTTTTAGGGGAGTTAACGGCTGGAAGTGAAGAAATATTAACACCGCAAGCATTGGCGTTTCTACAAACTCTTCATGATAACTTCGATGGGAGAAGGAAAGAGCTACTTGCAAAGCGGCAAGAGCGCCAACGTGATATTGATCGGGGGGGCAAACTGGATTTCTTGCCCGAAACGCAAACTATCCGACAAGGGGATTGGACGATTGCGCCTCTTCCCGAAGATCTTGAGGATAGACGAGTAGAAATTACGGGTCCAGTTGACCGGAAAATGGTCATCAATGCCTTGAATTCTGGTGCGAAAACCTTCATGGCTTGTTTTGAAGATGCGACATCTCCAACATGGGCAAACATGCTGGAAGGGCAACTCAATATGAGGGATGCTGTTCGTAGAACAATTGAATTTGAACAGCAGCCGAATGGCAAAACATATAAGTTAACCGATGAGATTGCTGTATTGATGATTCGCCCGCGTGGGTTGCATTTATCGGAGAAAAACATCTTTGTGAATGGCGAGCCGATTGCGGGAGGCTTCTTTGATTTTGGACTGTATATGTTCCATAATGCGAAAGAATTAATAGCAAGAGGCTCGGGACCGTACTTTTATTTACCAAAGCTGGAGAGTCATTTGGAGGCGAGATTGTGGAATGATGTGTTTGTTTTTGCACAGCGGCAACTTGGTATTCCAAACGGTACAATCCGGGCAACAGTATTAATTGAAACGATTATGGCGGCGTTTGAGATGGATGAAATCTTGTATGAGCTACGGGATCATTCCGCAGGCTTGAATTGTGGGCGTTGGGATTATATTTTCAGCTTTATCAAACGACTGCGCAATCGTTCGGATGTTATTTTACCAGATCGTGGGCAAGTGACGATGACGTCTCCGTTCATGCGGGCGTACACATTGCTTTGTGTGCAAACTTGTCATAAACGGAATGCACCAGCCATTGGGGGAATGGCGGCGCAAATTCCGATTAAAAATGATACGCAAGCAAACGAAGAAGCTTTTGCTAAAGTGAGTGAGGATAAGCGTCGAGAAGCAACAGACGGACATGACGGCACATGGGTAGCGCATCCAGGGCTAGTCGCTGTCGCTTTGGAGCAATTCAACGAACATATGCCGACGCCGAATCAGATTGATCGAAAACGGCAGGATGTCCAGGTGACTGCGGAGGATTTAGTGGAAGTGCCATTTGGAACGATTACGGAGCAAGGACTGCGCGTGAATTGCAGTGTCGGTGTTCAGTATATTGCTTCTTGGTTGAGAGGAAATGGTGCAGTGCCCATAAATAATTTGATGGAAGACGCTGCGACCGCAGAAATTTCGAGGTCACAAGTATGGCAATGGATTCGCCATGCACAAGGGAAATTGGAGGATGGTCGCGATATTTCAGAACAATTGGTGTCGGATATATTGAAGGAAGAATTAGAATTGATTCGACAGACAGTCGGTGAAGGTAATTTCCACATTGGGAAATACGAAGAGGCGGCTGAACTATTTTCAACATTGACCTTGCAAAATAATTTTATAGAGTTTTTGACCTTGCCTGGGTATGACAAAATAAAATGA
- a CDS encoding MerR family DNA-binding transcriptional regulator codes for MQSSTIEYNFSLDLDVNVNAKLMIMLNIQIYLKGEATIKDITEVAKIYGVSTRTIRYYEELGLLQPDRTEGNKRIYSKAESVKLQLIFRGKRYGFTLDEIKEMILLFDKDRTGRKQLERTIEFGHEKIDQVEAKIQELTDMKAEMEQLLAGFTNKLNDLKGE; via the coding sequence ATGCAAAGCTCTACAATAGAATATAATTTTTCGCTTGACCTTGACGTTAACGTCAATGCTAAACTAATGATAATGTTGAATATTCAAATATATCTAAAGGGGGAGGCAACCATCAAGGATATTACTGAAGTTGCGAAGATATATGGGGTATCGACGCGTACCATTCGTTATTATGAAGAGCTTGGGTTGCTGCAACCTGATCGAACAGAAGGCAACAAACGGATTTATTCGAAAGCGGAAAGCGTGAAATTGCAGCTTATCTTTCGAGGCAAGCGCTACGGATTTACATTGGATGAAATAAAGGAAATGATTTTGCTTTTTGATAAAGATCGTACGGGACGCAAACAATTGGAGCGTACCATTGAATTTGGCCATGAAAAAATTGATCAGGTGGAAGCGAAGATTCAAGAGCTGACAGACATGAAAGCGGAAATGGAGCAGCTTCTTGCTGGTTTCACGAACAAGCTAAACGACCTAAAGGGGGAATAG
- a CDS encoding alanine--glyoxylate aminotransferase family protein, with amino-acid sequence MRNEEMLLIPGPTPVVDSIYDAMASETRGHTDPRFVAIYKNAIEQTRAMLQTDGEVFVVAGSGTIAMEMALVNTVVAGEKILVISQGYFGDRFITLGQAFGIEVDVLQAEWGKQVAPADVEAKLAAGQYKAVTVTHADTSTGVAANLDALVPIVKKHGALVILDGVCATAAMEEDMGKTYGDPNYKIDIILTGSQKAIGVPPGLAIVAFNQTALAARKQIERVPAYYCDIYNWIPIMNDPSKYFATPPVNLIYAYDEGMRLVSEEGMSARIRRHTAFGKAVRASLGEYGMTALADETVAASTLSCILYPEGVDDVVFRSALAKKGVIVAGSLAHLAGKAFRIGHMGNTTEEMLEQAIRSIGETLNQIGHAVDVEKAVGRFKEEVLLGV; translated from the coding sequence ATGCGTAATGAAGAAATGTTATTAATACCAGGACCAACGCCAGTAGTCGATTCGATTTATGATGCGATGGCGAGTGAAACGAGAGGACATACGGATCCGCGCTTTGTCGCCATTTATAAAAACGCCATTGAGCAGACGAGGGCAATGCTGCAAACAGATGGGGAAGTGTTTGTCGTTGCTGGTTCGGGAACGATTGCGATGGAAATGGCGCTCGTCAACACAGTTGTTGCTGGTGAAAAAATCCTAGTCATTAGTCAAGGCTATTTCGGCGATCGCTTTATTACACTAGGGCAGGCCTTTGGTATTGAAGTGGATGTGCTGCAAGCGGAATGGGGCAAGCAAGTAGCTCCGGCAGATGTGGAGGCGAAACTGGCAGCAGGGCAGTATAAAGCAGTGACGGTTACACATGCCGATACTTCGACAGGCGTTGCAGCTAACCTGGATGCGCTCGTACCAATCGTGAAAAAACATGGAGCACTTGTCATTTTGGATGGTGTCTGTGCAACGGCTGCGATGGAAGAGGATATGGGCAAAACTTACGGTGATCCTAACTATAAGATTGATATTATTTTAACAGGCTCCCAAAAAGCAATCGGCGTACCACCGGGACTGGCGATTGTTGCCTTTAACCAAACCGCGCTGGCTGCACGGAAGCAAATTGAGCGTGTGCCAGCTTATTATTGCGATATTTACAATTGGATTCCGATTATGAATGATCCATCCAAATACTTTGCTACACCTCCTGTGAACTTGATTTATGCTTATGATGAAGGGATGCGTCTCGTTTCGGAAGAGGGTATGTCGGCAAGAATTAGACGCCACACTGCATTTGGTAAAGCGGTGCGTGCTTCTCTAGGCGAATACGGCATGACAGCATTAGCCGATGAAACCGTTGCGGCTTCGACGTTGAGCTGTATTCTTTATCCGGAAGGCGTAGACGATGTGGTATTCCGTTCAGCACTGGCGAAAAAAGGTGTCATTGTCGCAGGCTCGCTTGCTCATTTAGCAGGAAAAGCCTTCCGTATTGGACATATGGGCAATACGACGGAAGAAATGTTAGAACAAGCCATCCGTTCAATCGGCGAAACGTTGAATCAAATCGGACACGCTGTTGATGTAGAGAAGGCTGTTGGGCGGTTTAAGGAAGAAGTTTTGTTAGGCGTTTAA
- a CDS encoding acyl-CoA dehydrogenase family protein: MVLQQQIDSELAKNFYEGDRTLQKILKETLSPEFYAYAQKKLTDFGSLAANEIDERARHTDREGQPRLEKYDKYGDEASHVWVNEGYKKTVEETYRTGIVGYVHKDIPELGHKGNYLYSFAQGYLLSQAEPGLHCPVTLTQATAYLLDHYASDEVKKKFLPHVCATGDVELFEGATFLTERQGGSDVGANVVKAVAAGDNYRLYGEKYFASNAGIAGVAMVLARMEGAPEGSRGLSLFAVPWRQEDGSLNGIQIRRLKDKLGVKAVPSGEVEFDGALAYVVGEPSQGFYYMMEALNLSRICNAIASLGIMRRAFNEASMYADRRNAFGKKLTDFPMIRESLATMKAKLEIELATTFDLIQLYDKVTAGKASDEEIVLSRLKIALLKKETAEQAIHFSHEAIEMHGGNGYIEDFVTPRLLRDAQVLTVWEGTANILGLELIRLVNKFSAHTLFMDEMTARLHAVPDHAWRKRVVGIAGKMSLDLATFARLDPDHQTVEAKALMHEMALLYEAVIALEWAERYGDQYEKLMMIFIETNWPERAVGDEKSSVKYFAAIM, translated from the coding sequence ATGGTGCTACAACAACAGATTGATAGCGAACTCGCAAAGAACTTTTACGAAGGTGATAGAACGCTTCAAAAAATCTTGAAGGAGACCTTATCACCAGAATTTTACGCCTACGCACAGAAAAAATTGACGGATTTCGGTTCTTTAGCTGCCAATGAAATTGATGAACGTGCCCGACATACAGACCGTGAAGGGCAACCCCGTTTAGAAAAGTATGATAAATATGGTGATGAAGCGTCGCATGTCTGGGTCAATGAAGGCTATAAAAAAACGGTGGAGGAAACATACCGCACAGGGATTGTTGGCTATGTTCATAAAGATATACCAGAGTTAGGTCATAAGGGGAACTATCTATACAGTTTTGCCCAAGGCTATTTGCTGTCACAGGCAGAGCCAGGACTCCATTGTCCGGTAACGTTGACACAAGCAACAGCCTATTTGCTTGACCACTATGCCAGTGATGAAGTGAAAAAGAAGTTCCTGCCGCATGTTTGTGCAACGGGAGATGTGGAATTATTTGAAGGCGCGACTTTCTTAACAGAAAGGCAAGGGGGATCTGATGTTGGGGCTAATGTTGTAAAAGCAGTGGCAGCTGGTGATAATTATCGCTTATATGGCGAAAAATATTTTGCGTCCAATGCCGGTATAGCGGGCGTTGCGATGGTTCTTGCACGGATGGAAGGGGCCCCGGAAGGTTCGCGTGGTTTGAGTTTATTTGCAGTGCCTTGGCGACAAGAGGATGGTTCGTTAAATGGCATCCAAATTCGTAGATTGAAAGATAAGCTTGGCGTCAAAGCGGTACCATCTGGAGAAGTAGAATTCGATGGTGCGCTGGCCTATGTTGTAGGTGAGCCGTCACAAGGCTTCTATTACATGATGGAAGCGTTGAACTTATCGCGTATTTGCAACGCCATTGCATCCCTTGGCATCATGCGCCGTGCGTTCAACGAGGCGTCCATGTATGCAGATAGACGCAATGCGTTCGGTAAAAAGTTAACGGACTTTCCGATGATTCGAGAAAGCCTCGCAACAATGAAAGCAAAGCTGGAAATCGAGCTAGCCACCACATTTGATTTGATTCAGCTATACGATAAAGTGACTGCTGGCAAAGCTTCGGACGAGGAAATTGTTTTGAGTCGTTTAAAAATTGCACTTCTGAAAAAAGAAACGGCGGAGCAAGCCATTCACTTTTCCCATGAAGCGATTGAGATGCACGGCGGCAATGGTTACATCGAGGACTTTGTTACGCCAAGGCTGCTGCGCGATGCACAAGTGCTAACGGTATGGGAAGGAACTGCCAATATTCTAGGGCTAGAACTCATTCGACTGGTCAATAAATTCAGTGCACACACCTTATTTATGGATGAAATGACGGCGAGGCTCCATGCTGTTCCTGATCATGCATGGCGCAAGCGAGTAGTTGGCATAGCTGGGAAAATGTCGCTAGATCTTGCGACATTTGCAAGACTAGATCCAGACCATCAAACAGTTGAAGCAAAGGCATTAATGCATGAAATGGCATTGCTCTATGAAGCAGTAATTGCACTGGAATGGGCAGAGCGCTACGGTGATCAATATGAAAAATTGATGATGATTTTCATTGAAACGAATTGGCCGGAGCGTGCGGTCGGTGACGAGAAGAGTAGTGTGAAGTATTTTGCAGCTATAATGTGA
- the pfkB gene encoding 1-phosphofructokinase, which translates to MIYTMTLNPSIDYLITLEQLQLGALNRIEHDAKFPGGKGINVSRVLKRLGVDSRPLGFIGGFTGAYLERYLEAEQITTDFVHVKEDTRINVKLTTDVETEINGQGPMITKAEYEQLQVKIKYLPEGSTLILSGSVPAALPETTYEDLIKLCVANGVQFVVDAEGELLQKAITYRPFLIKPNHHELGGLFNVEIAEPAAAIPYARQLVEQGAQNVIVSLAGKGAVFVNAKLALISSVPTGELKSSVGAGDSLVAGFLAKYLQTNDVEEAFKYGVATGSATAFSVGLAMKEKIEQLYPQISIIERSEF; encoded by the coding sequence ATGATTTATACAATGACATTAAATCCTTCGATTGATTACTTAATCACACTCGAACAGCTACAACTGGGTGCGTTAAATCGGATTGAACACGATGCCAAATTTCCTGGTGGAAAAGGCATTAATGTATCACGCGTGCTGAAACGTTTAGGAGTGGACAGTAGGCCGTTAGGGTTTATCGGTGGCTTTACAGGTGCTTATTTGGAACGTTATTTAGAAGCAGAGCAGATTACAACAGATTTTGTGCATGTCAAAGAAGATACAAGAATTAATGTGAAATTAACGACGGATGTTGAAACGGAGATTAATGGGCAAGGACCGATGATTACCAAAGCGGAGTATGAACAGCTCCAAGTGAAAATTAAGTATCTTCCGGAAGGCAGCACGTTAATTTTATCAGGCAGTGTACCGGCGGCTTTACCGGAGACAACGTATGAGGATTTAATCAAACTTTGTGTGGCAAATGGTGTGCAGTTTGTGGTGGATGCGGAAGGTGAGTTATTACAGAAAGCAATTACGTATCGCCCGTTCCTCATCAAGCCAAATCACCATGAATTGGGCGGATTATTTAATGTGGAGATTGCAGAACCAGCGGCAGCGATTCCCTATGCAAGGCAATTAGTCGAGCAAGGCGCGCAAAATGTCATTGTTTCATTAGCTGGAAAAGGGGCGGTATTTGTCAATGCCAAGCTTGCGTTAATCTCTTCAGTGCCTACTGGTGAATTAAAAAGTTCAGTAGGTGCAGGCGATTCGTTGGTGGCAGGTTTTTTGGCGAAATATTTACAAACGAATGATGTTGAGGAAGCATTCAAGTATGGCGTGGCAACAGGTAGTGCAACGGCATTTTCTGTTGGCCTAGCGATGAAAGAAAAAATCGAACAGTTATACCCACAAATCTCAATTATTGAAAGGAGCGAATTCTAA
- a CDS encoding DeoR/GlpR family DNA-binding transcription regulator: MLTSERHQLILQIVKEQGVVKIQDLVDATQASESTIRRDLTVLEEEQFLKRVHGGAAKLHGMIIEPSMPEKVNRNLSEKQKIAKFAASLVEEGDCIYLDAGSTITEMIDYLPEKDLVVVTNGLMHVERLLDKGIRVYVTGGYAKAGTRALAGGSALISLEQYHFDKCFLGANGIHTVHGFTTPDPEEALVKKKALSMSRETFVLADNTKFGEISFAKITDLKKITIITDALDEDIIDLYKDKTTVRVVTS, encoded by the coding sequence ATGTTAACTTCAGAGAGACATCAGCTCATCTTGCAAATTGTCAAGGAACAGGGCGTTGTGAAAATACAAGATTTGGTGGATGCGACACAGGCTTCTGAGTCAACGATTCGAAGAGATTTAACAGTACTGGAAGAGGAACAATTTTTAAAGCGTGTACATGGCGGCGCAGCTAAATTGCATGGGATGATTATTGAACCGAGCATGCCAGAAAAAGTGAATCGTAATTTGAGTGAGAAGCAAAAGATTGCGAAGTTTGCTGCCAGTTTAGTTGAGGAAGGTGATTGCATTTATTTGGATGCTGGTTCAACGATTACGGAAATGATCGATTACCTACCGGAAAAAGATCTTGTTGTCGTAACAAATGGCTTGATGCATGTCGAGCGATTATTGGATAAGGGGATACGCGTCTATGTGACTGGCGGTTATGCGAAAGCGGGGACTCGAGCACTGGCGGGTGGTAGTGCATTAATCAGCTTGGAGCAATATCACTTTGACAAGTGTTTTTTAGGGGCAAATGGTATTCATACGGTGCATGGATTTACGACACCTGATCCTGAGGAAGCTTTGGTGAAAAAGAAAGCGCTGTCAATGTCGCGAGAAACGTTTGTGCTGGCAGACAACACGAAGTTTGGTGAGATTTCATTTGCTAAAATAACGGATTTGAAAAAGATTACGATTATTACAGATGCGTTAGATGAAGACATCATAGATTTATATAAAGATAAAACAACAGTAAGGGTTGTGACCTCATGA